AATGCCATGAAGAATTGATGGCTCAGCAAGAGGGGGCTCAGTTGCATGCCCCGTTCGAAGGAGGGGAGTGCGCCAAATGTCATGATCCGCATGGATCAAGTGAACCCGGCATTCTTTCCGGCGCTGAGACACAGCTGTGTCTTGGCTGCCATACGCGAATCAAGGAACAGATCGATAAAGCTCATCCGCATACCGCCGTCACGCAAGGATGCGTATCCTGTCATCAACCGCACCAGGCACAGTTGTCTTCGCTGCTCAAGCAGGAGGGGGAAGAGCTCTGTTTCCGTTGCCATGACTCGCGCCAGCGGGAAATATCCCGTTTCGTTCATTATCCTTACAAGGAAGGCGCTTGTCTATCGTGTCATTTACCCCACTCGGGGGTGGGAGTGGGGGATTTAACGAAGGAAGTCATCCAGCTCTGCACCACGTGCCACCGGAAAAAACATAAGGATTTTCCGCATCCCGTCGGCTTGAAGCCGTCGCCGGGCTTCATCGTGAAGCCTGAAAACCGCCTGGATTTCGGACAAGACGAGGAAATCGTCTGCACTACCTGCCATCTTCCACATACTTCTGACGCGCCGTTTCTGCTTCGGATCGGCGTGACAGGAGGGGATCTCTGCTACGAATGCCATCAGCGATAGGTTTTCCATTACTTCATAATCCTTTTGGCAAGTTTCGTGCTTCCTTTCCTCGATAATGAGGCCCACGTATTTGCGGCCTCACCACCAATCAGCACCGTCAGGGCTTCAGGCGCTTTTTTATGAATACACCCGTTGCAAACGACACGACAGCGCAGGAAAGGCGCCGCGCCTCTCGCATATCCTGCTCGCGTTTTGCCTGCTCCTGCTCTCTCAAACCGGAGTCCCCTTCTGAAGTGATCGGCGATCAGGAGAAGCTTGGAGCGCTTCTGCTCAACCTCTGTGCCGGTGGAGTATGTCTCGAAAGCAACTTCAAGCCTCGTCCCGGTTCGATGATGCAATTCCAAATCCGTCCAATTGAAGGGCCCGAAATGCGCGCCACCATTAAAATCCTCCATGCTCGCCCCTCCCGTGCAAAAGGATTTTATAAAATCGGTTCGGAATTCGAGGACCTCAGCGAAGAAGACCGGCAGAACCTGCTGACGCTCTTGCACATGGTGGAGCGTATCGAGAAGGACCTTGCTCAAAAGTAAAAAACCATCTTTTTTAGAAAAATTCCACGCTTGGATTCAGTAATTTGACCCACTCGCCCGAAACACGGAATTCGGTGCCGCCTGCTGTTACGGCATTGACATTTTTCGTCACCGGCGTTATATTGATGCAGAACAAGTCTTCGGCCGAGTTTGATGTACTTCCACCTCAAATGCAAGCCGGCAGTGCCTCTCGCCAAAGCGCTAGAATGAATCTTGCTCATGCTGAAGAAGCTTTTTCAACCGAAATCGATAGCCGTTGTTGGCGCCTCACGAGAAAAGGGGAAAGTCGGCTTCAACATCCTGAATAACCTCATCAAGTATAAATTTCCAGGTAAAATAATTCCCATAAATCCGCAAGCAAAAACCATTCTCGGGAAAAAGTGTTTCCCCTCACTTCGCGATGTGCCTGCCGAAATAGACCTTGCAGTCTTCGCGATCCCGGCTCGAGCCGTTGTCGACGTCTTCGATCAGGTTGGAGAAAAAGGTATACCTGCGTGCATCGTCATCTCAGCCGGCTTCAAGGAAATCGGCAAAGAAGGTTCGCAGTTGGAAGCAAAACTGTCACAGAAGGTCTCGGCGATGGGCGTTCGAGTGCTGGGTCCAAACTGTCTCGGACTCATTGATACGGCAGCGCAATTAAATGCTTCCTTCGCTGCGGGTATGCCGATAAAGGGCAACATCGGCTTCTTTTCACAATCAGGTGCGCTCTGTACCGCTATCTTGGACTGGGCTCTCGGCGAAGGAATCGGCTTTTCAAAGTTCGTTAGCCTCGGTAACAAGATGGACATCGACGAAACGGATATCTTGAACGAGATGGGTGAGGATGAGCAGACCGAGGTTATCCTCGGGTATATCGAGGGAGTGAAAGACGGAAGAAAATTCCTGGACGTCGCCCGCTCGGTGACAAAAAAGAAGCCGGTGATCATGATCAAATCCGGCGGGACGGAGGCGGGCGCCAGGGCTGCATCATCACATACCGGATCTCTTGCCGGCTCGGAGAAAGCGTTCTCCGCGGCTTTTGTTCAAAGCGGCATCATTCGCGTCACATCCATGGCCGAATTGTTTGATTATGCCCGCGCCTTCTCGTCGCGCCGTTATCCAGCCGGCAAACGTATTGCAATTGTCACCAACGCGGGAGGACCGGCCATTATCGCCTCGGATGCCGTCGAACATTCTTCGCTTCGGATGGCAAGCTTTGAGCGCGAAACCATAGAATCTCTTCGGAAAGCCCTCCCCCCAAGCGCAGCATTATATAACCCTGTCGATTTGATCGGCGATGCGAGGGACGATCGTTATGCGGCTGCCTTGGCCGCCGTTTATAATGATCCGAACGTCGATGGAGTTTTTGTCCTGTTTACTCCCCAGGCCATGAGTGGCCCCGAAAAGATCGCCCGCGTCGTCAGCAATTACAGCACCAATGGGAAGCCGGTTATCTCCATCTTCATGGGCGGACCGACCGTCAAGGAGAGTATCAACATTCTCTCAAAAGCGGCCATCCCGAATTACCAGTATCCCGAAAGCGCGGTGGCCGCGATGGAGGCGATGGCGAAATATATCGAGTGGCGCAGCCGGCCCGAACCGCATTACAAGGAATTCAAGGTTCGAAAAGACATAGTCGCAAGCCTGTTGGCGGAAGCCGAGGAGAAGGGACAGCCTGAAATAGGAGAGTATCAGGGACGAGAGATCATTTCAGCGTACGGCTTCAAAAGCCCGGGAAGCGTTATCGCCAGTAATGCAGCCGATGCCGAATTCATCGCTGAAAAGATAGGGTACCCCGTTGTGCTGAAAATCGCGTCTCCGGACATTCTCCACAAATCGGATTTTGGAGGAGTCCGCGTTGGCGTCCGAAGTCGAGAAGAGGTTCGTAATGCGTTCAATGAAATTCGGGAGCGCGCGCGGCGATTGCTGCCGCAAGCCGACATCTGGGGGATTTCCGTCCAGG
The DNA window shown above is from Candidatus Abyssobacteria bacterium SURF_5 and carries:
- a CDS encoding CoA-binding protein, whose amino-acid sequence is MLKKLFQPKSIAVVGASREKGKVGFNILNNLIKYKFPGKIIPINPQAKTILGKKCFPSLRDVPAEIDLAVFAIPARAVVDVFDQVGEKGIPACIVISAGFKEIGKEGSQLEAKLSQKVSAMGVRVLGPNCLGLIDTAAQLNASFAAGMPIKGNIGFFSQSGALCTAILDWALGEGIGFSKFVSLGNKMDIDETDILNEMGEDEQTEVILGYIEGVKDGRKFLDVARSVTKKKPVIMIKSGGTEAGARAASSHTGSLAGSEKAFSAAFVQSGIIRVTSMAELFDYARAFSSRRYPAGKRIAIVTNAGGPAIIASDAVEHSSLRMASFERETIESLRKALPPSAALYNPVDLIGDARDDRYAAALAAVYNDPNVDGVFVLFTPQAMSGPEKIARVVSNYSTNGKPVISIFMGGPTVKESINILSKAAIPNYQYPESAVAAMEAMAKYIEWRSRPEPHYKEFKVRKDIVASLLAEAEEKGQPEIGEYQGREIISAYGFKSPGSVIASNAADAEFIAEKIGYPVVLKIASPDILHKSDFGGVRVGVRSREEVRNAFNEIRERARRLLPQADIWGISVQEMIQGGKEVILGMVRDAQFGPVIMFGLGGIYVEVLEDVSFRIAPLSVEDGREMIQSIRSFPLLQGVRGGQPIDIEPIVDSLLRLSQLVMDFPEIFEVDINPLKVFPEGREPVALDARLILRKKEVTK